A genomic region of Catalinimonas niigatensis contains the following coding sequences:
- a CDS encoding prolyl oligopeptidase family serine peptidase, protein MIKNALIALVFLVGVFLTALPAAKAFHHAAVPAAKGEYTVIIDGYDWGPAVSKVVLSLDETVTSVNHQDYSVSVKRQTECVALPAEQASGDRRVVYAYVSDDKGNVSSEGKHVTLVLEVAPNQPLSSPIQYSRNEKCRGNNWLDYQISITHNSSKQTWNKEADRVIPLIDRFDLSGKYKHEDITMAYASFSPESGSGKLPLIIWLHGGGEGGTDPSIPLIANRAANYASDEIQALFGGAYVLSPQSPTYWMDNGEGSMTSGQTNDVYNEALMALIQKYVAENPKIDQDRIYLGGCSNGGYMTLKLLLLHPDYFAAAFPSALAYHSQYISDEQIESIKNIPIWFVHSKDDSTTVAKETVIPVYERLKSAGAEKVHLSLYDHVVDITGFFGGEDYHYPGHWSWIYSHANECRKDADGSLVKLDGRPTTIMEWMAAQKK, encoded by the coding sequence ATGATTAAAAACGCACTTATTGCATTAGTTTTTCTGGTGGGAGTTTTTCTCACCGCACTTCCTGCTGCCAAAGCATTCCATCATGCTGCTGTCCCTGCCGCAAAAGGAGAGTATACTGTGATTATTGATGGCTACGACTGGGGACCGGCAGTCAGTAAAGTCGTCCTTTCCCTGGATGAAACCGTCACTTCCGTCAACCATCAAGACTATTCGGTTTCAGTCAAGCGGCAAACCGAATGTGTGGCTTTGCCTGCCGAACAGGCTTCCGGTGACAGACGAGTGGTTTATGCCTATGTATCGGACGATAAAGGAAATGTCAGTTCTGAAGGAAAACACGTTACACTAGTACTGGAAGTTGCACCCAATCAACCGCTAAGTTCTCCTATTCAGTATTCCCGTAATGAAAAGTGTCGTGGCAATAATTGGTTAGATTATCAGATAAGTATTACCCATAATTCTTCAAAACAGACCTGGAATAAGGAAGCAGATCGTGTGATACCGCTCATTGACCGCTTTGATTTGAGTGGAAAATACAAACACGAAGATATTACCATGGCTTACGCTTCCTTTAGCCCTGAATCCGGCAGTGGAAAATTACCGCTCATCATCTGGCTGCACGGTGGGGGAGAAGGTGGAACCGATCCGTCCATTCCACTGATTGCCAACCGGGCTGCCAACTATGCTTCTGATGAAATTCAGGCATTGTTTGGTGGCGCATATGTGCTATCGCCTCAGAGTCCTACCTACTGGATGGATAATGGAGAGGGTTCTATGACCAGCGGGCAAACCAACGATGTATACAATGAAGCCTTGATGGCGCTCATTCAAAAATACGTGGCAGAGAATCCAAAGATTGACCAGGACCGCATTTATCTGGGAGGTTGTTCCAATGGAGGATATATGACATTAAAGTTGCTTTTGCTTCATCCCGATTACTTTGCTGCGGCTTTCCCAAGTGCTTTAGCCTACCACTCTCAATACATTAGCGACGAACAAATAGAAAGTATTAAAAATATCCCCATCTGGTTTGTTCATTCCAAAGACGATTCAACCACTGTTGCTAAAGAAACAGTAATACCGGTTTATGAGCGCCTTAAATCTGCTGGTGCTGAAAAGGTACACCTTTCTCTTTATGATCATGTAGTGGATATCACCGGCTTTTTCGGTGGAGAGGATTACCACTACCCAGGACATTGGTCATGGATCTACTCTCATGCCAATGAATGTCGGAAGGATGCCGATGGTTCGCTGGTGAAGCTTGATGGACGTCCGACCACCATTATGGAATGGATGGCTGCCCAAAAAAAATAG
- a CDS encoding dienelactone hydrolase family protein: MKELSKENISQEVFDLYDDYAHNRIGRRQFMDKLSTYAVGGITVASLLSFIMPDYVNKIQVSQDDPRLQSEYVTYKSPKGGGEIKGLLAKPADASGKFTRMEMPGIVVVHENRGLNPHIEDVCRRAALAGFIALAPDALTPMGGYPGTDDEGREMQSKRDREEMLNDFIAGYEYLAAHDQSTGEVGVVGFCFGGWISNMMAVRIPGLSAAVPFYGGQPPVEMVPDIQAPLLLHYAGLDTRVNEGWPEYEAALKKHNKDYKAYMYPEVNHGFHNDTTPRYDQAAAELAWDRTINFFKENLT, from the coding sequence ATGAAAGAACTTAGTAAAGAAAACATCAGTCAGGAGGTATTTGACCTCTATGATGATTACGCGCACAACCGTATCGGACGCAGACAATTTATGGATAAATTATCCACTTATGCCGTAGGAGGAATAACTGTGGCCTCATTACTCAGCTTTATCATGCCCGATTATGTGAATAAAATACAGGTGAGCCAGGACGATCCAAGATTACAATCCGAGTATGTGACCTATAAATCACCCAAAGGCGGAGGTGAAATCAAGGGTTTACTGGCAAAACCGGCAGATGCCTCCGGTAAATTTACCCGCATGGAAATGCCTGGCATCGTTGTAGTACATGAAAATCGGGGACTGAACCCTCATATTGAAGATGTGTGCAGAAGAGCAGCTTTAGCAGGATTTATTGCGCTGGCACCGGATGCCCTTACTCCGATGGGAGGCTATCCCGGAACGGATGATGAAGGCCGGGAAATGCAGAGCAAAAGAGACCGTGAAGAGATGCTGAATGATTTTATTGCTGGTTATGAATATCTGGCAGCACATGACCAAAGCACAGGAGAAGTAGGTGTGGTTGGTTTTTGTTTTGGCGGTTGGATTTCCAATATGATGGCAGTTAGAATACCCGGCCTGTCTGCTGCTGTACCCTTTTACGGCGGGCAACCGCCGGTGGAAATGGTCCCTGATATTCAGGCTCCTTTACTCTTGCACTATGCTGGCCTGGATACCCGGGTGAATGAAGGCTGGCCGGAATATGAAGCGGCATTAAAAAAGCATAACAAAGATTACAAAGCTTATATGTACCCGGAGGTAAATCATGGATTCCACAACGACACCACACCTCGTTACGATCAGGCGGCCGCTGAACTGGCATGGGACCGAACCATAAATTTTTTTAAGGAAAACCTGACCTAG
- a CDS encoding DoxX family protein codes for MNLLRLELPARFQDYGLLILRLAFGFSMIYGHGYGKLTRLFGSEEIRFADPFGLGPATSLALAVFAEVICALLVMAGLFTRAATIPLMITMATAFFTAHFNDEFGQQEKVILFGFTFLALFFTGPGRFSLDAQMQKNKTYIEKKPLNQPIH; via the coding sequence ATGAATCTGCTTCGCTTAGAACTTCCTGCTCGCTTTCAGGATTATGGCCTACTCATTTTGCGTCTTGCCTTTGGATTTTCCATGATCTATGGACATGGCTATGGTAAACTGACCCGATTGTTTGGCTCTGAGGAGATACGTTTCGCTGATCCTTTTGGCCTTGGACCGGCTACTTCTCTCGCTTTGGCTGTTTTTGCTGAAGTCATTTGTGCTTTACTTGTCATGGCTGGGCTATTCACCAGGGCAGCCACTATCCCCTTAATGATCACGATGGCTACCGCCTTCTTTACCGCTCATTTTAATGATGAATTTGGACAGCAGGAAAAAGTGATTCTTTTCGGATTTACCTTTCTAGCTTTATTTTTTACTGGTCCAGGACGTTTTTCTCTGGATGCACAAATGCAGAAAAATAAAACGTATATTGAAAAGAAACCCTTGAACCAACCTATCCATTAA